One window of the Candidatus Stoquefichus sp. SB1 genome contains the following:
- a CDS encoding tyrosine-type recombinase/integrase, translating to MSVSNNYEVRIILGYDQRGKPIYTSIYTERYPEIEIVNCHHSQKKIKKVLFEDVLERWLISIRESVKPQSFYKYQATVHLYLIPYMGKEDIKTVNALLINQFLEKMASSGRQNHEGLSESTLKMIVFIIKDTFKYAYYHGLREETIGKIIVPKKKQTSIHLNILQEKDRRKLVEYIFNHPYPLYIGIGLSLCCGLRIGEICALQGKNIDLENQYMSIDGTMQRIKVEDGQQKTSIVISTPKSKTSKRIVPIPHVMFELLQQIHYQEEDYILSASSNYIEPRRLSRHFKKLLRILEIEDINYHSLRHTFASLCIESGMDDRTLSEILGHSSVNMTLNRYVHPHLKIKHEMINKVDFK from the coding sequence ATGTCTGTATCAAATAATTATGAAGTGAGAATTATTTTAGGATATGATCAAAGAGGTAAACCAATTTATACTTCTATTTATACAGAAAGATATCCTGAAATAGAAATTGTTAATTGTCATCATTCACAAAAGAAAATAAAGAAAGTCTTATTTGAGGATGTTTTAGAAAGGTGGCTAATTTCGATTAGAGAAAGTGTAAAACCACAGAGTTTTTATAAATATCAGGCAACAGTTCATTTATATCTTATTCCTTATATGGGAAAAGAAGATATAAAAACAGTGAATGCCTTATTGATCAATCAATTTTTAGAGAAAATGGCCAGTAGTGGCAGACAAAATCATGAAGGACTTTCAGAAAGTACTTTAAAGATGATTGTCTTTATTATCAAAGATACTTTTAAGTATGCTTATTATCATGGCTTAAGAGAAGAAACAATAGGTAAAATTATTGTTCCTAAGAAAAAACAAACATCAATACATTTGAATATATTACAAGAAAAAGATCGTAGAAAATTGGTTGAATATATTTTTAATCATCCTTATCCGTTATATATAGGTATTGGATTAAGTCTTTGCTGTGGCCTAAGAATTGGGGAAATATGTGCTTTGCAAGGGAAAAATATTGATTTAGAAAATCAGTATATGAGTATTGATGGAACGATGCAAAGAATCAAAGTAGAAGATGGTCAACAAAAAACATCAATTGTTATTTCTACACCTAAATCAAAAACATCAAAACGGATTGTACCAATCCCACATGTGATGTTTGAATTATTACAACAAATTCATTATCAGGAAGAAGATTATATATTATCTGCAAGTTCAAATTATATTGAACCGAGAAGATTATCAAGACATTTTAAAAAATTATTAAGAATCTTAGAAATAGAAGATATTAATTATCATAGTCTAAGACATACTTTTGCTTCATTATGTATAGAATCAGGAATGGATGATCGGACATTAAGTGAAATCCTTGGGCATTCTAGTGTGAATATGACATTAAATCGTTATGTTCATCCTCATCTCAAGATTAAACATGAAATGATCAATAAAGTTGATTTTAAATAA